From the genome of Actinacidiphila yeochonensis CN732, one region includes:
- a CDS encoding sigma-70 family RNA polymerase sigma factor, whose amino-acid sequence MTQSEDEDSAEPPAEFEEFFMQNYDRLRRMACFMLAGDFGRADELVEDVLLTMFKSWGGIQDPQMHAVAVTARRIAQESAPRQRRFALLRRERSTEPAAVPAALVPGGRGDPPEPPDRLLPEQFARLTARQRVVTVLWWLYAWSQKDIAEALALRPRQVAREIQRVEAALRSAFGLAGMKAGVFDGVDTTGGLV is encoded by the coding sequence TTGACACAGAGCGAAGACGAGGACTCCGCCGAACCGCCCGCGGAATTCGAGGAGTTCTTCATGCAGAACTACGACAGGCTGCGCAGGATGGCGTGCTTCATGCTCGCGGGTGACTTCGGCCGCGCCGACGAACTGGTCGAGGACGTGCTGCTGACCATGTTCAAGAGCTGGGGAGGCATCCAGGACCCGCAGATGCACGCGGTCGCCGTCACCGCCCGCCGGATCGCGCAGGAGTCCGCGCCTCGGCAGCGGCGGTTCGCCCTGCTCCGGCGGGAGCGGTCGACCGAGCCCGCCGCCGTGCCCGCGGCCCTCGTGCCCGGCGGCAGGGGCGACCCGCCGGAGCCGCCGGACCGGCTGCTGCCGGAGCAGTTCGCCCGGCTCACCGCACGCCAGCGGGTCGTCACGGTGCTCTGGTGGCTCTACGCCTGGAGCCAGAAGGACATAGCCGAGGCGCTCGCGCTCAGGCCTCGGCAGGTGGCCAGGGAGATCCAGCGGGTGGAGGCGGCGCTGCGCTCGGCGTTCGGCCTGGCCGGGATGAAGGCCGGCGTGTTCGACGGTGTCGACACCACCGGGGGGCTGGTGTGA
- a CDS encoding sugar transferase, with product MRFAELLRGGRASARTPDLHIAGRLMQVDDGLRRRLADPDGSHRRAVLAEINRHGGGAVSPARVPIMAGAAAPVVEESAEVWPPRVPAVRPGTRPEPFRRPGWYVLFTCLADLLGLGLPLLGVLRHSHGHGASAGWASAGWAVAAAAVWTGLRALRGRYRRDTLGERPAFRPAVADWTVMLALSAVGYAVAEPAVHPRALLPAFAVSLAATVTAARLTEAHRARALRSAHAVHRVLLLGEPDALEGVIDRLASRTDHAYLMVGAVTVGDGPLRSPVLERLPESARSTPADSEPVLRAALAFHADLVLAVPGARLTGQRLRRISWSLDGAGLPLAVVPGLVDVDLNRLTARSAAGLTVLHVGSSRHATGLRLVKSALDVTGAAVLLVLLAPVFLAVAVAIKATSPGPVIYRQTRYRRGGVPFVMWKFRTMVNNADARKLELGSENAAAGDGLMFKMRRDPRVTSIGRFLRRTSLDELPQLVNVLRGEMSLVGPRPPLPEEVERYDSVEMRRLAVKPGLTGLWQVSGRSDLSWDETVSLDLRYVDNWSLRGDLGILFRTLRAVVDGRGAY from the coding sequence GTGAGGTTCGCTGAACTGCTCCGAGGCGGGCGCGCGTCCGCGCGGACGCCCGATCTGCACATCGCCGGGCGCCTGATGCAGGTGGACGACGGGCTCAGACGGCGGCTGGCCGACCCGGACGGCTCCCACCGGCGGGCCGTGCTCGCCGAGATCAACCGGCACGGCGGCGGGGCCGTGTCGCCTGCCCGGGTCCCGATCATGGCCGGTGCCGCCGCGCCGGTGGTGGAGGAGTCCGCCGAGGTCTGGCCGCCCCGGGTGCCGGCCGTCCGCCCCGGGACGCGTCCGGAGCCCTTCCGCCGGCCCGGCTGGTACGTGCTGTTCACCTGCCTCGCGGACCTCCTCGGCCTCGGGCTGCCGCTCCTGGGCGTCCTGCGGCACAGCCACGGCCACGGCGCGTCGGCCGGGTGGGCGTCGGCCGGATGGGCGGTGGCCGCCGCCGCCGTCTGGACGGGGCTGCGCGCGCTGCGCGGCCGCTACCGCCGGGACACGCTCGGGGAGCGGCCGGCCTTCCGGCCCGCGGTCGCGGACTGGACGGTGATGCTGGCGCTGTCGGCGGTCGGGTACGCCGTCGCGGAACCGGCGGTCCATCCGCGCGCGCTCCTGCCGGCGTTCGCGGTGTCCCTGGCCGCCACGGTGACGGCGGCGCGGCTGACGGAGGCCCACCGCGCGCGGGCGCTGCGCTCCGCCCACGCGGTCCACCGGGTGCTGCTGCTCGGCGAACCGGATGCGCTGGAGGGCGTGATCGACCGGCTCGCCTCCCGCACCGACCACGCCTACCTGATGGTCGGGGCCGTCACGGTGGGCGACGGCCCGCTGCGCAGCCCGGTCCTGGAGCGACTCCCCGAGAGCGCGCGCTCCACCCCGGCCGACTCCGAACCGGTGCTGCGCGCCGCCCTGGCCTTCCACGCGGACCTCGTCCTGGCGGTACCCGGGGCACGGCTGACCGGCCAGCGGCTGCGGAGGATCTCCTGGTCGCTCGACGGCGCGGGACTGCCGCTGGCCGTGGTGCCCGGGCTGGTCGACGTCGACCTCAACCGCCTCACAGCGAGGTCCGCGGCGGGGCTGACCGTTCTGCACGTCGGCTCCAGCCGGCATGCCACCGGCCTCCGGCTGGTCAAGTCAGCGCTGGACGTGACGGGGGCGGCGGTCCTGCTGGTTCTGCTGGCACCGGTGTTCCTGGCCGTCGCGGTCGCGATCAAGGCGACCTCGCCCGGCCCGGTGATCTACCGGCAGACCCGCTACCGCCGGGGCGGCGTGCCCTTCGTGATGTGGAAGTTCCGCACCATGGTCAACAACGCCGACGCGCGCAAGCTGGAACTGGGCTCCGAGAACGCGGCCGCGGGCGACGGACTGATGTTCAAGATGCGCCGCGACCCGCGGGTCACCTCGATCGGCCGATTCCTGCGCCGGACCTCGCTCGACGAACTTCCGCAGCTCGTCAATGTGTTGCGCGGCGAGATGTCACTGGTCGGGCCGCGTCCGCCGCTGCCGGAGGAGGTGGAGCGCTACGACTCGGTCGAGATGCGCCGGCTCGCCGTCAAGCCGGGCCTGACCGGCCTGTGGCAGGTCAGCGGGCGCAGCGACCTGTCATGGGACGAGACCGTCAGCCTGGACCTGCGCTACGTCGACAACTGGTCGCTCCGCGGCGACCTCGGCATCCTCTTCCGCACCCTCCGCGCGGTGGTCGACGGGCGCGGGGCGTACTGA
- a CDS encoding P-loop NTPase fold protein, with protein sequence MDDSTRAAAPGGGVLTMAPLGELPGVAMGGAAWGAWQPAGGSAVLAVGGGDGTVRLWEAGKAQDGAPDGAPDGAAAFARQVRWGAWGRAGGRTVLATGAEDGTVRLWNPENLADAGLPLNSPAGEAMWGAWLLGDGAPLLACAGDGGGLLFWGPEGLFIADRGPGVDPPRWGAWGSAGGRALLATGGSDGAVHLWDPELPDLTVTHLHGHHGWVRWGAWGSAADRTVLATGDLKGTVRLWDPVAGAPLGGPLLGHQGDVRWGAWGRVDGRGVLATGGQDGTVRLWDPVAGAALGAPLPGHAGEVRWGAWARIGGRSVLATGDLYGTVRLWDAAAASPLCEPLPCHTGMVKWGAWADVAGRPVLATGGYDGTRLWEVVEERPVPRLPGYRSDTAPAADELGRTADALAVAELVTARSARPPLAVGLFGDWGEGKTHFLELLRQHVRAVAGPDNVLTHSAVRQIRFNAWHYAETDLWASLIAEMFAQLVEDSDADAATEQRRQSRLTAELVAGRGLRERLHAARERRAALRRSLRQPGTAFEALPPEQQDRLADLAGDRAAELYRDAAATVLAAGDGARLTWTLIRGVPLRTVLRVAGACGVLALLAVASAWELPALWKWLGAAPGVAALLAAGGLARRFAAATRARGSAAWAAARDFGQRQRGRVETALEVADAEVEALEAQLRNLTAAGQLAGLVGDRAAATDYRGRLGLMTRIREDFRQMAALLAEANPVGGDGAGAEPAAATARTAAPRPDEADDLLPRIDRVIVYIDDLDRCPPRRVVEVLEAVHLLLAVDLFVVVVAVDPRWLLRAVTSHYQELMAAGGPYAGAGDGAVDPDDDELWRSSPAQYLEKIFQVVLTLPPLDTAGYRRLVRTLVGVRADRPAVPAPAHPAPSPAQPAEAVGAAGAAPPTEAAPPAPPAPPAPPAPPAIGSELVPAAPPPPGPTGAEPDSGTELPPARVIERVDPLTLEPDELALLDLLGPPLLVATPRAVKRLANSYGLLTAVRREHRSADLTARTDPDSGPPYVPYVPYRAGMVLLAALVAHPDLGPAFFLHLHHAAADRPGAAWREFRESLAPRRENGRWHNPADPDMTPVRAQQWQAMLAGLAGVEAAAAERSLDLPVPLRAWARWVVPVGRLSFPTGRIVNALDRQRPLSPPPAPVPDPG encoded by the coding sequence GTGGACGACAGCACGCGGGCGGCGGCACCGGGCGGCGGTGTGCTGACGATGGCGCCGCTCGGCGAACTGCCCGGCGTCGCCATGGGTGGAGCGGCGTGGGGCGCGTGGCAGCCGGCTGGGGGCTCGGCCGTCCTCGCGGTGGGCGGCGGTGACGGAACGGTTCGGCTGTGGGAGGCCGGGAAGGCCCAGGACGGCGCCCCGGACGGCGCCCCGGACGGCGCCGCGGCCTTCGCCCGGCAGGTGCGCTGGGGCGCGTGGGGGCGGGCCGGCGGCCGCACCGTCCTCGCCACCGGCGCCGAGGACGGCACGGTGCGGCTGTGGAACCCCGAGAACCTCGCGGACGCCGGCCTGCCGCTGAACTCCCCCGCCGGGGAGGCGATGTGGGGGGCGTGGCTCCTCGGCGACGGCGCCCCGCTGCTGGCCTGCGCCGGTGACGGGGGCGGTCTGCTGTTCTGGGGGCCGGAGGGCCTGTTCATCGCGGACCGCGGCCCTGGTGTCGACCCGCCGCGCTGGGGAGCCTGGGGCAGCGCCGGCGGTCGCGCCCTGCTGGCCACCGGGGGCTCCGACGGCGCCGTCCACCTGTGGGACCCGGAGCTGCCGGACCTGACGGTCACGCACCTCCACGGTCACCACGGCTGGGTGCGGTGGGGGGCCTGGGGCAGCGCGGCGGACCGTACCGTCCTGGCCACCGGCGACCTGAAGGGCACCGTGCGGCTGTGGGACCCGGTGGCCGGGGCCCCTCTCGGCGGACCGCTCCTCGGCCACCAGGGCGATGTGCGCTGGGGTGCGTGGGGGCGGGTGGACGGCCGCGGCGTCCTCGCCACCGGCGGCCAGGACGGCACCGTACGGCTGTGGGACCCGGTGGCCGGGGCGGCACTGGGTGCGCCGCTGCCCGGGCACGCGGGCGAGGTGCGGTGGGGTGCGTGGGCGCGGATCGGCGGCCGGTCGGTCCTGGCCACGGGCGACCTGTACGGCACCGTACGGCTGTGGGACGCCGCCGCGGCGAGCCCGCTGTGCGAGCCGCTCCCCTGCCACACCGGCATGGTCAAGTGGGGTGCGTGGGCCGACGTCGCGGGCCGCCCGGTGCTGGCCACCGGCGGGTACGACGGCACCCGGCTGTGGGAGGTCGTCGAGGAGCGCCCGGTGCCCCGGCTGCCCGGGTACCGGTCGGACACCGCGCCGGCCGCCGACGAGCTGGGCCGGACGGCGGACGCCCTCGCCGTGGCCGAGCTGGTCACCGCGCGCAGCGCCCGACCGCCCCTCGCCGTGGGCCTGTTCGGGGACTGGGGCGAGGGCAAGACGCACTTCCTGGAGCTGCTGCGGCAGCACGTCCGCGCGGTCGCGGGCCCCGACAACGTCCTCACGCACAGCGCGGTGCGGCAGATCCGGTTCAACGCCTGGCACTACGCCGAGACCGACCTGTGGGCCAGCCTCATCGCGGAGATGTTCGCCCAACTCGTCGAGGACTCCGACGCGGACGCCGCGACCGAGCAGCGCCGGCAGTCCCGGCTGACCGCCGAACTCGTCGCGGGCCGCGGTCTGCGGGAGCGGCTGCACGCCGCCCGCGAGCGCCGCGCGGCACTCCGCCGGTCCCTGCGGCAACCGGGCACCGCCTTCGAGGCGCTGCCGCCGGAGCAGCAGGACCGGCTCGCGGACCTCGCGGGCGACCGGGCCGCCGAGCTCTACCGCGACGCGGCCGCGACCGTCCTGGCCGCGGGTGACGGCGCCCGCCTGACCTGGACGCTGATCCGCGGTGTCCCCCTGCGCACGGTGCTCCGCGTCGCGGGCGCCTGCGGGGTCCTCGCCCTCCTGGCGGTGGCGTCGGCCTGGGAGCTGCCCGCGCTGTGGAAGTGGCTGGGCGCCGCCCCGGGCGTGGCCGCGCTGCTGGCCGCCGGCGGCCTGGCCCGCCGCTTCGCCGCCGCCACCCGCGCCCGGGGCAGCGCGGCGTGGGCGGCCGCCCGGGACTTCGGGCAGCGTCAACGCGGGCGCGTGGAGACGGCGTTGGAGGTCGCCGACGCCGAGGTCGAGGCGCTGGAGGCGCAGCTGCGGAACCTCACCGCGGCCGGCCAGCTGGCCGGACTGGTCGGTGACCGCGCCGCCGCGACGGACTACCGCGGCCGGCTGGGCCTGATGACCCGTATCCGGGAGGACTTCCGCCAGATGGCGGCGCTCCTGGCGGAGGCGAACCCGGTGGGGGGCGACGGCGCCGGCGCGGAACCCGCCGCTGCCACGGCGCGTACGGCCGCGCCCCGCCCGGACGAGGCCGACGACCTCCTGCCGCGCATCGACCGCGTCATCGTCTACATCGACGACCTCGACCGGTGCCCGCCGCGCCGGGTCGTCGAGGTGCTCGAAGCAGTCCACCTGCTGCTCGCGGTGGACCTGTTCGTCGTGGTGGTGGCCGTGGACCCGCGATGGCTGCTGCGCGCGGTGACCTCGCACTACCAGGAGCTGATGGCGGCGGGCGGGCCGTACGCGGGTGCCGGGGACGGCGCGGTGGACCCGGACGACGACGAGCTGTGGCGGTCGAGCCCGGCGCAGTACCTGGAGAAGATCTTCCAGGTCGTGCTGACGCTCCCGCCGCTGGACACCGCGGGCTACCGCCGGCTGGTGCGCACGCTGGTCGGCGTGCGCGCGGACCGCCCTGCCGTGCCCGCTCCGGCGCACCCCGCGCCCTCCCCCGCGCAGCCCGCCGAAGCAGTCGGAGCGGCCGGGGCCGCACCGCCGACGGAGGCCGCTCCACCCGCTCCACCCGCTCCACCCGCTCCACCCGCTCCACCCGCCATAGGGTCCGAGCTCGTACCCGCGGCGCCGCCTCCGCCGGGCCCGACCGGCGCGGAGCCGGACTCCGGTACGGAGCTCCCGCCCGCGCGGGTGATCGAGCGGGTCGACCCGCTCACGCTGGAGCCGGACGAGCTGGCCCTGCTCGACCTGCTCGGGCCCCCGCTGCTCGTGGCCACGCCCCGGGCGGTGAAGCGGCTGGCGAACAGCTACGGCCTGCTCACCGCGGTCCGCCGGGAGCACCGGTCCGCCGACCTCACCGCGCGGACCGACCCGGACTCGGGCCCGCCGTACGTCCCGTACGTCCCCTACCGCGCGGGCATGGTGCTGCTGGCCGCGCTCGTCGCCCACCCGGACCTCGGGCCCGCCTTCTTCCTGCACCTGCACCACGCGGCGGCGGACCGGCCGGGCGCGGCCTGGCGGGAGTTCCGGGAGAGCCTGGCGCCCCGCCGGGAGAACGGCCGCTGGCACAACCCGGCGGACCCGGACATGACGCCGGTCCGGGCGCAGCAGTGGCAGGCCATGCTCGCCGGGCTCGCCGGGGTGGAGGCGGCCGCGGCGGAGCGGTCCCTGGACCTGCCGGTGCCGCTGCGCGCCTGGGCGCGGTGGGTGGTGCCGGTCGGCCGGCTGTCCTTCCCGACCGGCCGGATCGTCAACGCCCTCGACCGGCAGCGCCCGTTGAGCCCGCCTCCGGCGCCGGTCCCCGACCCCGGGTGA
- a CDS encoding extracellular solute-binding protein, whose product MRTSATSGTRASGTVAMLPESTGSLGQFVQAAAKAKSPFTVGTGFYPKVDSGDSGGPIIGGASLWVVNSGNAQKERAAWDFEKFLDSEKSQVGVHTTTGYFPVLKSALDDPTDKQWVAQNPEFGTAVTQLEKTPLNTATQGCSQGVMPQIRQDVQNAISAVVLQGADATKELASVQKLADSQIAAYNAKLGD is encoded by the coding sequence GTGAGGACCTCGGCCACCTCGGGGACGCGGGCCTCCGGCACCGTCGCGATGCTCCCCGAGTCCACCGGCTCCCTCGGCCAGTTCGTCCAGGCGGCGGCCAAGGCCAAGTCCCCGTTCACGGTGGGCACCGGCTTCTACCCGAAGGTCGACTCCGGCGACTCCGGCGGCCCGATCATCGGCGGCGCCTCGCTGTGGGTCGTCAACTCCGGCAACGCCCAGAAGGAGCGCGCGGCCTGGGACTTCGAGAAGTTCCTGGACAGCGAGAAGTCGCAGGTCGGCGTCCACACGACCACCGGCTACTTCCCGGTGCTCAAGAGCGCCCTCGACGACCCGACCGACAAGCAGTGGGTCGCGCAGAACCCGGAGTTCGGCACCGCCGTCACGCAGCTGGAGAAGACGCCGCTGAACACCGCCACGCAGGGCTGCTCCCAGGGCGTCATGCCGCAGATCCGCCAGGACGTGCAGAACGCGATCTCCGCTGTGGTCCTCCAGGGCGCCGACGCCACGAAGGAGCTGGCGAGCGTCCAGAAGCTGGCCGACAGCCAGATCGCCGCGTACAACGCGAAGCTGGGCGACTGA
- a CDS encoding glycerophosphodiester phosphodiesterase, with protein MAFFAYGHRGVMGVEPENTIRSFLRAQHELLDGIELDLHLSKDGELVVMHDETVDRTTNGSGAVSDLTVAELRTLDAGQGERVPLFGEVLEAMRPDLPIQAEIKDVHAARVLARLIREQDLLGRVQVLSFFDEALHEFNRELPGGTMVLVADPTDPDLADRARAVGARLVSVDMRLVNLDSVDRCRDAGIDVMAWSVNTPRDLAVAKALGLVGAVTDFPEIRQEILASA; from the coding sequence ATGGCATTTTTCGCCTACGGGCACCGGGGCGTCATGGGCGTCGAGCCGGAGAACACGATCAGGTCGTTCCTGCGGGCGCAGCACGAGCTGCTGGACGGCATCGAACTCGACCTGCACCTGAGCAAGGACGGCGAACTGGTCGTCATGCACGACGAGACCGTCGACCGCACCACCAACGGGTCGGGGGCCGTGAGCGACCTCACCGTCGCGGAGCTGCGGACCCTGGACGCCGGGCAGGGCGAGCGCGTCCCGCTGTTCGGCGAGGTCCTGGAGGCGATGCGGCCGGACCTGCCGATCCAGGCCGAGATCAAGGACGTGCACGCGGCCCGGGTGCTGGCGCGGCTCATCCGGGAGCAGGACCTGCTGGGGCGCGTGCAGGTGCTCTCGTTCTTCGACGAGGCGCTGCACGAGTTCAACCGCGAGCTGCCCGGCGGCACCATGGTGCTGGTCGCCGACCCCACCGACCCCGACCTGGCGGACCGGGCCCGCGCGGTGGGCGCACGGCTCGTCAGCGTCGACATGCGGCTGGTGAACCTGGACTCCGTCGACCGCTGCCGGGACGCCGGCATCGACGTCATGGCCTGGTCGGTGAACACCCCACGTGACCTGGCCGTCGCCAAGGCCCTCGGGCTCGTCGGCGCGGTCACCGACTTCCCGGAGATCCGGCAGGAGATCCTCGCCTCCGCCTGA
- a CDS encoding GH92 family glycosyl hydrolase encodes MRTRRFRLVGAGITAALVAGTLGLAAQSAEAAAPLVADPTSLVDTFLGTGSGGANVGDVDMFPGASMPFGMVAWSPDTSPKRPASGGYAYDSGSTIGLTVTHVSGAGCNIEGNLPILPTTGAIPANPTNATEPFSHDDEKAAPGSYEMRLGADGEMSAKLAATTRTGIGDFGFPATNQANFLFKAGDSQNGDTAADVSIDGDHEVSGSITSGHFCGDQQLPEPVYYAVSFDRPFTSYGTWNSKGTNPGSRTDASGKGSGGWVTFDTTDAGHVGMKVGISYVSEAGAKANLAAENRGWSEQAVARSAHDTWRQLLSKIQVGGGTRDHQVQFYTALYHALLVPTTFSDANGQYQGFDLKTHTLPPGRTQYTNFSGWDIYRSEIPLLATLLPKQTSDMVQSLLNDAEQGGWLPKWPNGNTETGVMNGDAADPIIAEAYTFGARDFDTKAALKAMVKGATAVPTKDQLGQGWYEERPQSADYQKLGYVPNDSSTNNSAVTNGASETLEYALDDFSIAKFAQATGASSTYRTFLDRSQNWTKLFNTGSGYLQPRDGDGAFPTGDPVTAGMSSFGQSGFQEGNAAQYAWAVPQNLGGLVQAMGGDDNANRRLDAFFTSFNSGPNDPTYWAGNEIDLLAPWVYDYTGEPYKTQSTVHQLIDTVYSDTPGGEPGNDDLGAMSSWYVWSAMGMYPETPGTPVLALGTPLFPRVQLNLDGRQVTVSAPGTSADTYYVHGLSVNGQRTSDDWLPATDLLGRGRPLSLDYTVGSTPDTAWGARTADRPPSFPAGRATFPTGVTPVDMTTTPAAVTVPTGASADTTMALTVDAGSEITPSKPIRTLTWNANPPAGVTVTPATGTTTVGADGKAQVELSVSAAADAPQGFEAVPIALSSTDTKIPLPTLSFPVSVVGTGDTATACTTLGDTNTAQGLAQHEVGGDGSTTPQTVGGQSARTTVPLVTDDLNMYFQLDKRLAFGTTSSTTFTISYYDSGTDSWSLQYDAAGTSGAYTRALSVTNTNTDTWKTATVTVPDSYFANRENGSSDFRIASGSPVTVHSVRTETSGPGVLPMNLCPAP; translated from the coding sequence GTGAGGACACGCAGATTCCGACTGGTCGGCGCGGGCATCACCGCCGCACTGGTCGCGGGAACCCTGGGGCTCGCCGCCCAGAGCGCCGAGGCGGCCGCGCCGCTGGTGGCCGACCCGACCAGCCTCGTCGACACCTTCCTCGGCACCGGTAGCGGCGGCGCGAACGTCGGGGACGTCGACATGTTCCCCGGCGCCTCGATGCCGTTCGGCATGGTGGCCTGGAGCCCCGACACCTCGCCCAAGCGCCCGGCGAGCGGCGGCTACGCGTACGACTCCGGATCGACCATCGGACTGACGGTCACCCATGTCTCGGGCGCCGGCTGCAACATCGAGGGCAACCTGCCGATCCTGCCCACGACCGGAGCCATTCCCGCCAACCCGACCAACGCCACGGAGCCGTTCAGCCACGACGACGAGAAGGCCGCGCCCGGCAGCTACGAGATGAGGCTCGGCGCCGACGGCGAGATGAGCGCCAAGCTCGCGGCGACCACCCGTACGGGCATCGGCGACTTCGGGTTCCCCGCCACGAACCAGGCCAACTTCCTCTTCAAAGCCGGGGATTCACAGAACGGCGACACCGCGGCCGACGTCAGCATCGACGGCGACCACGAGGTCAGCGGCTCCATCACCAGCGGCCACTTCTGCGGGGACCAGCAGCTTCCCGAGCCGGTCTACTACGCGGTCTCCTTCGACCGGCCCTTCACCTCGTACGGCACCTGGAACTCCAAGGGCACGAACCCGGGTTCGCGGACGGACGCGAGCGGCAAGGGCTCGGGCGGCTGGGTCACCTTCGACACCACCGACGCGGGACACGTCGGGATGAAGGTGGGTATCAGCTACGTCAGTGAGGCCGGCGCCAAGGCCAACCTCGCGGCCGAGAACCGGGGATGGAGCGAACAGGCCGTCGCCCGGAGCGCGCACGACACCTGGCGGCAGCTCCTGTCGAAGATCCAGGTCGGCGGCGGCACCCGCGACCACCAGGTGCAGTTCTACACCGCGCTGTACCACGCGCTCCTGGTCCCGACCACCTTCAGCGACGCGAACGGGCAGTACCAGGGGTTCGACCTGAAGACCCACACGCTGCCGCCGGGCAGGACCCAGTACACCAACTTCTCCGGCTGGGACATCTACCGTTCGGAGATCCCGCTGCTCGCGACCCTGCTGCCGAAGCAGACGAGCGACATGGTGCAGTCCCTGCTCAACGACGCGGAGCAGGGCGGCTGGCTGCCGAAATGGCCCAACGGGAACACCGAGACCGGCGTGATGAACGGTGACGCGGCCGATCCCATCATCGCCGAGGCGTACACCTTCGGCGCCCGCGACTTCGACACGAAGGCCGCGCTGAAGGCCATGGTCAAGGGTGCCACCGCGGTGCCGACGAAGGACCAACTCGGCCAGGGCTGGTACGAGGAGCGCCCGCAGTCGGCCGACTACCAGAAGCTCGGCTACGTGCCGAACGACTCCAGCACCAACAACTCCGCGGTCACCAACGGCGCCTCCGAGACGCTGGAGTACGCGCTCGACGACTTCTCCATCGCGAAGTTCGCCCAGGCGACCGGCGCGAGCTCCACCTACCGCACCTTCCTCGACCGCTCGCAGAACTGGACCAAGCTCTTCAACACGGGCTCCGGCTACCTCCAGCCCCGCGACGGCGACGGGGCGTTCCCGACGGGCGACCCGGTCACCGCGGGCATGTCGAGCTTCGGCCAGTCCGGCTTCCAGGAGGGCAACGCCGCCCAGTACGCGTGGGCCGTGCCGCAGAACCTCGGCGGCCTCGTCCAGGCCATGGGCGGCGACGACAACGCCAACCGCAGGCTCGACGCCTTCTTCACCTCGTTCAACTCGGGCCCCAACGACCCGACGTACTGGGCGGGCAACGAGATCGACCTGCTCGCGCCCTGGGTGTACGACTACACGGGGGAGCCGTACAAGACGCAGTCCACCGTCCACCAGCTGATCGACACGGTCTACTCCGACACCCCCGGCGGTGAGCCGGGCAACGACGACCTGGGCGCGATGAGCTCCTGGTACGTCTGGTCGGCCATGGGCATGTACCCCGAGACACCGGGCACGCCGGTCCTCGCCCTCGGCACCCCGCTCTTCCCCCGCGTCCAGCTGAACCTGGACGGACGCCAGGTCACCGTCTCCGCGCCCGGCACGTCCGCCGACACGTACTACGTGCACGGCCTGTCCGTGAACGGGCAGCGCACCTCGGATGACTGGCTCCCGGCCACCGACCTGCTCGGCCGCGGCCGTCCGCTGTCCCTGGACTACACGGTCGGCTCCACGCCCGACACCGCGTGGGGAGCCCGCACCGCCGACCGCCCGCCGTCCTTCCCGGCGGGGCGCGCCACCTTCCCGACGGGCGTCACCCCGGTCGACATGACGACCACCCCCGCGGCCGTGACCGTGCCGACCGGCGCGAGCGCCGACACCACCATGGCGCTGACCGTGGACGCCGGTTCCGAGATCACGCCGTCGAAGCCGATCCGCACCCTCACCTGGAACGCGAACCCGCCCGCCGGCGTCACCGTCACCCCGGCCACCGGCACCACGACGGTGGGAGCCGACGGAAAGGCGCAGGTCGAGCTCTCCGTGTCCGCCGCGGCCGACGCGCCGCAGGGCTTCGAGGCGGTGCCGATCGCCCTGTCCTCGACGGACACGAAGATCCCGCTGCCCACCCTCTCCTTCCCGGTCTCCGTGGTCGGCACCGGTGACACGGCCACAGCCTGCACCACGCTGGGCGACACCAACACCGCGCAGGGCCTGGCCCAGCACGAGGTGGGCGGGGACGGCTCCACCACGCCCCAGACGGTCGGCGGCCAGTCCGCGCGCACCACGGTCCCGCTCGTGACGGACGACCTGAACATGTACTTCCAGCTCGACAAGCGGCTGGCCTTCGGCACGACCAGCTCGACCACCTTCACCATCTCGTACTACGACTCGGGCACCGACTCCTGGAGCCTGCAGTACGACGCGGCCGGCACCAGCGGCGCCTACACCAGGGCACTGAGCGTCACCAACACGAACACCGACACCTGGAAGACGGCGACGGTCACCGTGCCGGACTCCTACTTCGCCAACCGGGAGAACGGCAGCAGCGACTTCCGCATCGCCTCCGGCTCGCCGGTGACGGTGCACAGCGTCAGGACCGAGACCAGCGGCCCCGGCGTCCTCCCCATGAACCTCTGCCCCGCGCCCTGA